A stretch of DNA from Tigriopus californicus strain San Diego chromosome 11, Tcal_SD_v2.1, whole genome shotgun sequence:
aagaacaCTTGAACAGAGTTCAGTGCCCTTGATAGTGCAAAGAGACCCGGTTTTCTGCCGTTACCTATTCTAATTTGAATAATACCTCATTGCTTTGCTTGTTCTTGTTGGAGAATACTGAATTCCTCTGATATGTAAAGGCAATATTCAGTCCATCTAAAACGATGTCGTACTCAGCCGCACTCGACAAGAACTTCTGGAACCTGATTCGAAAAAGATCTTTGATTGGGGGCAAAGACAATGTAATACATGTTAGAATGCAATCTAGTAACTGTCACTCACTGATTCATTTCTTTAGGATCTGAGATCTGGAAGGCGTCAGATTTTTTCAGGACTTTGTTGGTGACCGCACTTTTGAGCTGCTCGTGTTCCTTGGGAGTCAAGTTAAATTCCGGCAATTGTTGCTTGGATTGTCGACAATAACCCCTTAAAATCAGGTGCAGCTAATTAACTCCTAGACATATTTTCCCAACAAATGTTATTCTTTACCTTTTGTTCACTGACACCAAGGAAATAGTGTATTTGGTTTGGTTCCGGTAGAACAATTGAAAGCTCCGAAAAACGCGTTCCGCCACGAAATAATCAATCTCGCGCATAATGTGGAATAATTCCTCGAGCTTGGTATGGTCGTGATCGATCTGACAGAATTTGATTAATTTCACCCACACATTGGATTGGACTTCGTCCACACTATCCGGAATTTTCTGGTGCAATGACACCAAGCCCTGATGGAATAAAGGCGATCGCACCAAAGTCAACGCCTCGTCCCACCGATTTTCCTCCAATAACCGCCGCACCAAATGATTCACGGTTTCCAAGGATGAAGACCTGAATGATGTTGGCTTCAAATGAGTCCTGAAAAGAATAGATCGTGTCACTCAGAAGGCTTTCAACCGTATAAGATCCATGTTGGAATGAAAGAGGTCATAACCCAAGCATAACCGAAATACGTAGTACCATTTTGACGCAAATCATTTTTCCGCGCATGATTCGGGCGGTATGTGACAGTTCCTTCGGGCATTTCATTTCGAAAATTCAGTGCAATATTCTTTTTCTACGAGGTTCCGCGCTCATCATTTTGTGTCCTAAAATTTTTActaaccattcatttttttaaaagatattttttttcttttaaaaccaAGGATCGAACTCCCTTTCAATTGTACACGGATTTAGATTTTCACAGATGGATATACAGTTGTATGAAATGTCTAACTTGACCTTTGGTCCATCCAAAAATAAACTTACAAAGCGGTTTGGTGGGCTTGCTGCCAAGCTCTCGAATTTGCCAAGGTCGACAGATAATACCACATGTCGGTTTCTCCGGCAATCCTGGCTTTGAACAACAGGTTCTCAGCCGGATCAATGAGGGCCATGACTCGATCATGATATTGATCGGGGATGTCATGGTCCAAGCGGCTGATGATTCGGATAAGAATCAAGAGATGAGAGCTGTTGATGTTGGTCCCTTGTTCCTCCAGGAAGGTGAAGTAGGACATCGCCGCGTCCAGATCCTCCAATTTTAGGCAACATTTCAGGATAAACACTTCGCAATTGTAAGGCGTCACGGACTGTGGAAATACTAAGATATTAAATAAAGTTCAGGCTTTCTTATTTTGCGTTCTCTGAATTTCTTAAGCATTTATTGCCTTCAGATCTCTCAACATCATTTCTCCTTCAAATAGGCCCCCAGAAGGAGCTAATTTTGATATGCACAATACTTTCAATGAGTTAAAAGTCGCAGTGTTGAAATTGAATGTGCCCATGAGGGTATCGGCATTTTTGCTGCATAATTAGGCTAGAAAGGTTAGATAGAAAGCTCTGCCCTCATTGTCATTCGAAAGGTATCCAATCTTTGGCTATCAATGAACCAACTTGTTTTTTCAACTCATGGACTCATCGATGCATTTTACTACATTGAGAAGATTCGTCTTCTACAGACCAATATACATCAATTTAGATAGAAAGGTCTTGTCAGATCAAGCTCAGACTTGATTAAAACCTGGCGAAAGTACGACCCAAATCACGCAACTACATTAAGAGGTTTGTGTAGGGTTTTAGTGTTTTATTGCGTCAGTTGCGTGAGATTGGAGGAGGTCAACCTTTTAACTCAATTCCAATTGCTCAAAGCGCTAGTTTCGCCATTTTTCCTTAATCTAGTGGTTTATGGTTCCCCCATAACCAGTCTTGGCCGTGGATACCTTGACTTTGGGCGCGTTGATGACCGGCTTTCGGACCTTCAACAAGGGATGAATGGGTTCGTCGGTCTCAACCCGATCGTACATACGGCGACCATCGAGCAATTGCTCCAAGATGGACGGCCAATCCGGATCCTCCTGCCCACGCccactgttttttttcaatgccttcGATAAGTAATCGAAGGCACTGGCCGTCGGCGGGGGGACGGGCGAGCGTTGGCTCGTGCCTTGACTACGAGCCGGCATCAGCCAGGCGGGTCGGCGCTCGGGCCTGGCACTGAGCCCAGCCAATCTGAGGGGTGAAACCCATCCAGAACGGGGGGTGCGGCACAACCACATGGTTTTATTCCGAAAATGACTTAGCCATTGCCACTCATGCTTTGTTGATCATGTGTATTTGTTGACAGTGGCAgttgaggttgcgtgatttagGCAGGATCGAGGCTCCGCAGGAAAATAGATCAAATAGGGGCCTGAACCTTTAGCAGAGGCCGTGTGAATCGTGTGAAATGTCAATCAATGGGGCAATGAAGCTAGTCTCAACCTGAGACTGACTGAGCGGAAATTTTAAAATTAGTCCTGGTTCTTGACCTCATAAGAAGGTGAACCGATTTTGGGCCAAGTTTGGCCCCCCTATCCGATTAATAGCTACCCAACGTTGGTTCGATTCCCGGCGTTATTCCGAAGCACATGGATCGGTCAGGGTGACTGGCAGAATACCCTAGTCAATGTTCACCGAATAATCTTCTAAGACCCCCCGTATATCCTCCATCATCCAAGCATGTTCAATACCTCTGAATCAATTTGACTCATGTTTCGTCAATCCTTTAGCTGATGCTGTTTTCTCTACGTTTTTTGCCCCTGTCTCATCTAGATTCATTGGCATCTTTCAGCCCACCTGATTCCTTTCCTTTGGCTGATAGGGTCGCCATATCGGtcccattcaaatttgatattgcGCCTTTTGCTTGATCGTGGAAATTTCCAGTTTTGGCCTATTGTGGGGTGCTTTTGTAACTAATGTGTCTTCACGCCAAAATCCCTTGGCAGCGATGAAtatgactttaaaaaaaactggacaAATATGTAGCAAAGACTGAGAAAAAGCTCCTATAAATCCATGATCTTGACCCTAATCAATTGACTAAAGGAAGTAAAGAGCCCATCATGGGCCATTCTTAGGAGTGGTTATACTATCCATAAGTTTTGGGCTTCTAACGAAGTAATAGAAAAGCATTGAACAATTAAAATTCGGGCCATGCTTTGATATTTGTAATGGAAGATTGGTTCAGTTGttttgccaagtttttgaGTTTTAAATTCCTGGTGTAAATTTGACCCCGCACCACAATCCTGACTCAATTTCTGGATACAACCTACACAGATAGAGAgaccttttcaaatgaatggcACGTTTCGTCATGTATTGGGTGGATTAAGGTTAACATTGTCCGCATTATTTGACCCCTGGCGTCACATCAATTGTGGGTTTGAAGGGCAGTTCAAAGCGTTTCTCATCTTCAATCAATCTACAAATTCTTGCTTATAACTTGGTGACTATTCAATTCCTTATGCCCAATTGGGTATGTGTGTTTAACTTATCATGAAACATGGACCTACACCCTCGTCAAACCTTTGAGCTTGCGCTTTTTCTTGCCCAGCCTCCAGGTCAACACTGCGGTGAAGGAATTGTCGATCGTGTAAGTAAGATTTTGGTATCTGCACTTTGGAGTGAACGGATTCCTTGCCCAGCCTTCTTTCCGTCAGTCTGGCCTCGATTCACTGGGTCTGCGTCAGCCCAGATCATGACCGAGGACACGCCGGCCTCGCCCGCCCTCGACCACTTGGGTCCGGGCGTGTCAGCCAAGATTCGCGACgccatcaaggccaaactgGTGGAGTTGGCCGTGTACGTGGACGACGAATTGCCGGATTATATCATGGTGATGGTGGCCAATCGCAAATCGCCCGAGCAAATGAAGCAAGATCTGGGCTTGTTCCTCAATGAGCACAACCAAGTGTTTGTCGACTGGCTGGACCACGTTCTCCAGCagcttcaaaaagtggctcaagaAGGTGGGTCAGGATCGGAGGCCTTTGACCTTCGTAACCTTACTCAAAGTGGAATCACCACTAAATGTGTATTCATCGGATTGAACGAGCTATTCATGTGCAATCTCAAGTATCCACGAATTAGAGTGGCCAGATCGGGCTAGCCCTCCCTTCAATACAGGGCTGAGGAGGAATTTGAGTCAATAGATTGTTGAAGTCTGActttggatcaacgcctaaaTGCACATTTTCCTGCGAAAATTTGAGCGAAACCAATTGTACAATGAAgcagcccgagaaagaagattctcgtggtcttgaaggtgctcctGTTGAGAGTGATATTAGTTTAGATCCGGGAGTAACAATTTATACTGTCCGGCTAATTGACTTGGTCGTAGCTCGTTTTAGTTCAATTTCCTGACCATAGATTCGAAGGTTGACCACCAGTATGTCCCATTCATGCAGGACATGAGTGGGTCGAAAATTCCTTTTTGACCGTACAAGCCCTTCACGATAATATTCGCGTACGTTCCAAAGGCAATTTTCATTGCCAATCGAATTATTGGGCTGATATTACTGTTAGGTAGGTGGTCGCGGAAGAATTGAATCCTCGAATAGTTATTTGATACATTCACTGAGACTACATTCACGTTCAACTAATCTAAATCACATTGTTTCTAAAAGGTGTCTTTCGAGGTCTTTAATTTTGTCTCCCCATTCAAGGCCCAAATGTTAACTCGTATCCCATCCATTTCAGGGCGAGGCAAGAAGAAAGTGCCCAAGAAAAAGGTCAGGAAAGAAGCGGAATCACCCGTGCgcaaaaccaaaaagaaaaaacccGTGACCCGCTCTGAGCCTGATCACGAAGAATACCATTCTGTGACCGAGGAGGTTCAACATCGCAAACGGGACACATCCGGCCGATCGCGTTCGCGTTCGCGCTCTCGATCCCCGCGCTTGTCAGAACGCGATCGGGATCATCGCCCGTCCTCGACCCGCCGCCCCGAATCGCGAGCCAACCACACTCGCGATAAAGATTACCGACCGGTCACTCGCGCCGCCAGCCCCGGTCGGCATTTCTCGTCCCGTCGTCGATCCGGGGATCGATCTCGGGCCTCATCAGCGCCCCGTCGAGGTCCGAGTTCGGTGGTTGGTGCGGTCATTTCTCACGAATCGGACGGGGAATACGATCCGGAACAGATCTTGAAACGGGCTCTAGTGGCGAGCAAGGTTCAAGTGCCCAGGCCTCCTCCACCCGCCGTGAGTGCGAGCAAAAATCTGGTTCTTAAAGCCGTGGCTGATGCGGATCGTTCGCTTAAGCGGCGGCGAATGGATGAGCGCGATCGAGATCTGAAGGCCGTCCACGAGAAGCGGGCTTTATTGAGTCAAGCGCGACGAGAAGGAAATCTAGATGATCGGGCATTGAAGGCTATCACCCGTGAGCGATCGCCATTACCCGTGAAAGCTCCACGAAAACCCGCGTCTTCGCCCGAGCGCCGGAGTCGATCCTCGAAAATTCACCGTGAAAGCCGATCTCGGAAGCGGGTGAATTCTCCTCCCCGCATCAAAGGCATGCGGgctgatgaagaagaagaaaaacgacAAAAGCTACAGAAAGCAGCCGCTGTTCAACCGCCTTCCCCACCCCGACCTAGTCCTCCACCTCGTGCTGCTCCCTTGGGCGACTTGGATCTGAGATACCATTTGGGACAACGGAAATTAGGCACATCGTTGAACAAACTGGCTCGACAATCCGGTTTGACCATCAAAGTGCGGAATGATTTACATCGACAAAACGTGGGTCGGGACCAAGAGCCTCGAGAGCAAGATAAAGAGGATGATTCCAACTTGGAAAGCATGAGACAAAAAGCGTTGGAATCGATGAAAAAGCGTGCCTTGCGCCGCTCTCCGTCCCACGATGACAAGAAGATCATCATTCCCCTCAACGAGGATTCCTCCGACGATGACACGGATTGTGATGCGAGTGCGGCCGAGAAAGAAACCGTTGACGGTTCCACCTCTTCCTCCGACTCCCGAGGCCCCAACTTGGCCGTGAAAAAGCAATCAGCGCCTTCCAAAGATCCACAATTCATCGTCACACTTCAAGGGATCGACAAGAAGTATTTCAAGAAAGCCAAAATCGAGCCGCCGATCTCTCCTCCAGCCACCAAGCCCGTCAGTCCAACCGATCAGCCCCATCAGCCCAAACTTGTGGCCTTGTCTGCTAAGAAGCCGGAAGCCAAAGTGGCCCCATCCATTCGAAGTGAAACGAAGCCGTTGAGGAAGCGAATTACGGCCCCCGAACCCGACCCCGTGGTCTTACCAGTTCCCTCCGCCCCACTGATCCAACCTAGACTACCCATCGTAGCCTTTGCGCCCAAGATGGCCGCCAGCCCCGATCGACCCGTGTGCAAGTTTTGGCCCAGATGTACGAGAGGTGAGGCCTGTTTCTTCTTTCATCCCAAAAGCAATCCGGCTTCGACGCATTTTTCGGCGCCGATCCACAAACCAGCGATGTCACGGATTCCTTCCAAGGAGAAACTGACGTGGACTTCAGCCTCGGCTAAGCCTTTATGAATAATGATAATAGACGGGAATGAAATCTGATATTGATGCTGTTTTGAACTTCTCCAATCTTTGAACAGGGTCTTCATTATCTGTTCGAAAAAGGGTCTACTTTCCTTGAGTTTTTGCGCTCCTCGCCATTATGAGAAAGCGAAGACATGTTGGGCATATAAAATCGGTTGATTACTTTATCTGTAATGTAATGTCCTTCATGAAAACAAAGGTACTATAAAAGTGAAAGGTGAAAGTAAGCTCTTCGAACACACCGATTTTAATCACTTTCTTAGCCCCATTTTGGTACCATGACAATGAGAGTTACTCATTTCATGAATTGAACTTGTACCAAACTATTCACCGATACTAAAACCCTGTTCAGAAGTCTTTGACGCTGACAGGCATCACAATATAAATCTAATATCGTTTGAAATGGGTTGAAAACAACAAGTGGGAGTGTTGTGGCGCGTGTTGTAGATTTTAATAAACGTGTCCAAGAAGAAATTGAATAtctattttcattcaaagtttagatactttcattcattcgtttTGATTCGCCGTGTATTGGGAAGAGCTAGAGGTGGAAAAGGTCTTTAAACAAAACTGACCTGATTGATATATCGAAGTGAGAAAGACGAAAGAAATACAAGGTTGATACGGTTTCACTTCACAATTTCAGCACAAGTCAGGAAACAATTGAAAAGGCTCAACAATCATTTTAGCTAAATAGGGCAGGGTGAGCATCGTTATCCATAGCGGACACAATATATATTTTCGTAGGTTGACCTTCACATAAAAGGGGGATCACAGACTTGGTACAAGATCAAAGGGGGGTTACACACGATACTTGAAATGCCTCCCTTGCGTTTTAGCCTACCTACCAAGCACTTGGATGACGGTTTTTGATGGAGGGTAGCcgtaaacatattttttgaaaacttgcttttggggttattttttttcagttaaTCTTCTTAGGTTGAGCAGTTAGAAGATTATCTGTCTTTGAAGTGATTGATGTggttcttcttcatttgttgCCGAATGATTCTAAGAACAATCAGAATGAGGAATGTAAATGGGCTGAAAACCGCTTTCAAATACTCTCAAGATCCGTTGGTTCGAAGTGAGGAAATCCTCCAATAATCAAATCATTGGGCGCCGATGGCTCTCGGCCTCACAAAAGTTCGTCACTGGAAATCTGGTAATTTAGTTGGAACCTCACCAAGAAGAGACGCACTTGCCCTTGTATTATTCATTCAGTGTGATCTCGACCTTGGTAGCGTTCAACTTGGTTCCTCAATTCTCGAGGGCAATCGCGTCTTTTGTCCAATTGGGCGTGTTATAAGCACTGACATCCTTCCCATTGCCCATCTCCTCGCAAGCGATGTGTTCATCTTTTTGTCTTAACAAGGCAGGACTCGGGTTCCATGGGAAAAAGCACGTCACGATGAATGCGAATGCGGCAAATGCGGCTAATATGAAGAAAAGGCCCATGTAGCCCCAGGCCTCGAGAATACTTTTGCTCAAGATCCCCACCAAGAGGTTATTCACAATATCAGACGTGAATAGAAAGCCGTAAATGGTGCCACCATACTTGTGTCCAAACGTCTGAACCGTGACTGCGGGTTGTGTTGAATACGTCCCAGGAAAGGTTAGAAAGATCAACCAAATCCAGATGGCGAACCCCACTTGACCCAAGATCGACGTGACGTACAGGGTGGAGAACAAACAGAACAATCCCACCGTCTCCGTGGTCATGGCCAGACGGTAAGTGGTCTTGTCCATCAACAGCCCATAGAAGAGCCTTCCGGAGCAATTGAATATGGAACAAATCGCTCCCACCAACGACAAGAAGTGGTCATCTTCGATGAAGGTCTGACCGAAGGCTTTGTAGAAACCCGCGATGGTTTGGGTGACCAATACCACTGAGAACCGGGTGAGCCATAATATGTAGAACTCTCGCCTCCGTATCGCTTCTCGTGGAGTGATATCGAGTTCGAACGCCTCACTTTCTTTACTAAGCACTTCTTGCTTGACCGGTGATTCAACTGGAGATGATGAATCCACCGGACTCGCGTATCCGTCCAACTCTTTGCGATTATCCAGAAATTGACACGCCGGGGGTTCGGTCACCATAAGACAAGCCACCAATTGAATACTGACGTAAATGGCGGACAAGATCAGCATCAATCCAGGCACTCGTTTGAGCAAATCCTCATCCTCAAAGTAGCCGCTCTCGGCGATATTGACGTTTTCGGGGTTCAAGATGGCGGTTTGAATCTGGTTGAAGATGAACGCTCCCCCGCCAAAACCCCCCACAATCACTCCCATGGCCATTCCCTTTCGCTTGGGGAACCATTTCATGCCGATGGTCATGGTCGGAATGAGGGCAATGCCTTGTCCAAAAGCGGAGACGAACCCGTAGGTAAATGCAACCATGGTCAAGCTGTGGTTCAAGGTCCAATATGTGAGTGCTGAGCCCAAACTGAAGATGAAACATCCGCCAAACATGGCCACACGAGGACCAATGATACCAATGATGAAACCAGACAGCGGAAATATCGCCCCTTGGGTCATTCCCCACACCGATTGGACCACAATGAAATCCCCATAGGTCATGTTGGGAGACCCGTGAACCCTAGAAATGGACCGGACCCAAATATGAAGGGAGCCACATGTGACCAAGGATGGTGAGGGACTTACCTCATGTAGGAGGTCATGTAGGTCATGACATTGCCGAATGAGTAAAAGGACCCCAATGTGAGCTGGATTAGGAACCCTCCTAGTAATGCTAAGATACCTCCCCAAGGGATCTTGCTTGGACTCGGCATTTTATCCGTGGTTTCCTCGTCAGGGACTAACAAACCTGAATGGGAAATTGACACCTGGTTAGTGGGATGCCGAACCTGTATGACCGATTATGCATACACGAAGTTACGCAACAAGAACATACGATAATGGTAATCATCACGAATATGTGCTGTTTTAGAACCCCATACGTTGGTATGATACCCAATGACTTGGTTGATGTTCAAAGTCGAACAAACCAAAAATCACGGAGTAACAAAAAACCCACCGGAAATCGCGTTTCAATACCTCCATCCACAAGTACGAAAGGGCAAGCAAGCACTTACTCGTTTCCgttcctttgatttcaaatgctcattgaaatatttcgCTTTTCGGTAGAGCCTACTCCGAGGCCTAAAATATGCCAAGCTCACTGACGTACCCGCTCTCTTCCATTAATCTTGGGTTTAGCTAGCAGCAAGTCTGATGCACAAACCAGTGAACCAGTTTTCCACTCTAATCAACCTGAACTTTCGTTTCCATGTCCATATATTGACACTCTCTTCTTACCACCTTCCACCAGACTACTTGAACTCAAGTGACTGCTCGTGATGTGAAGCGACCTTTCACGTGTTACGAACGGACAGTGGACAAGAACTGATCAAAAACCAGGAAGGGCTCGTTGAATGAGCTCCATTGTTAGATGGGGACCTGTCCCCGTGACGGAATTTCCGGCGTTGAGCCCGGCTTGAAAATATCAAGCACTCATTGAACTAACTGAGCCGCAAAATTGAGACCGTTCAAGTGACATTTGACTCGTTCAACTTAGGTAGAATCTCAGAGGTGGGCATTGTCGGCCACGAACTTACGTTTGTTAACTTGTTTCATAAGAGGAAGTGAAGAGAAATGTGTTCACCCAAACGTGGATAACTGGCATTTGAAAGTCATAAATGCATACAAAGAGCCttttagaatatttttttttttttgagaaaaaccTCAAGTGCTAAGCAGAGGTGCAATCCTTGAACCCAGAAAAGGACAAGACTCGGATGACATGCCAACACAAATATCGTAaaataacggatccaatgagacattctcgcAATGAAGGCTttacaaaattacaaaattttacaaaaccaaaaatcttatgaaaatattttatgcTTCATCAATCATCACTACGACCTACATCATTGACGGCTAACGGCTCAACGCCCACCTATGTGAACAGCCAGAGATAGTTAAACGACAATCAAACCTGCTAGTCATGAAAGGGCTTTTGTAATAAAAGTATCGTGCCTCAGAGCTCGAAGGCAATCCTCCGTTTTCGGAAAGTTTTTGTCTTATAGAAGGTGATACGTAAGGAAGGATAAACGTACTTCATTGCTGGATCTTGCCAGCGCTCACAACTTTGCTGGTCAATCACATTTTCTCAGCTGTCTGGACAATCTAGCGTACTCCGAAGTATGTTGAAGtggattttctttctcaagcGCGTTAGATTTGATAATGAATGCCtgcttgaaaacaaatatcacTTCACTCTAGTTCCTCATTACAACTGACAGTTTGATATCTATCAGAGTACAATGGACCACCATAATTTATTAACAAGCATCGATCCAGCACAGGAGTACAAATTCGGAGAAACCGATAGCTAAAGATGCATTTCTTATTCATGAACTGCGAAAAGTGTGCTTGTCGTTTGTTTCTTAAACATATCTCCTTAACATGCCTGCGAACTCTTTTACCACCAAGGAACTTCATACAcatatttcataatttcatATACTATTCAACTTTTTGTCTACTGTCTTACCTCGTTTAAGCCGCGTTTTGAACGATTTGGAAGTGCTTTGTGGATCATCTCCTTTCCCgcctccaaagcattccagacACGATACCATATTGGACGAATAAGAGTGTCGTTCGTGGCCTTGTCTTCTCTAACTCTGAATGAAGAGATCTACACCACGTGATCGAAGGTCTCTCGTCTGGACACGCTAATCGGGGCAATTTCCAGAATTGTCCCCTCTGGACACCGAGTCATGCTCTTCTGTTTTCATAACGTCACTTTTGCATTTTGTAACCTGTCCTTGGCCATGGAAAGCCTTCTTCTGAATGAAGGTATATTATAGGCACGATTCGGCAAGTCTTTCCGTTTGTGAAACTCTCTTTTTCACAGATACGCAGCCGTATCTTAGATGGAACTACTTTTACGGACAATGTCTACTCGGTTGGAGGACGGTGTCAAAACTAAATCGTATCAGTGCTTGTGATATTGTGCGAGATCTATGGGAGAAATGTGCTTTCTTCCAACTTATCTGGCCTCTCGGACGGAATTGATGGGCTCAAATAAGTCAGCTGTTGAATTAGCTGAGAAAAGGAGAATCGCGCGGCAGCTTTCCTTCGAGGTCGACCTCGAAGCCGCTTTGTCTACGCAAGTAAGTAAGCCCCACCAAGTACCACACCAAGGTGGTTTCTCTCCGAGAAGCTCAATCTGGAGTATACCGGTTCCGCGTGGTTTTGAATCCCGGACGAAGATCCTACATAGACAGGCAATGGTCGTTCAAAACACGTGGATGCCGAAGAGCAAAGCTTGATTAGTTTCCTCCCTTGGCTTACAAACTTGCATCATTTATTAGGATACGTAacagccattcattcacccattGGTCATGAATAATACCTTTTCAGGATCAATTCCATTACCTGACTCGCCCCAACCCAAGGAACTGCGGCTGGTCAAGGATATTCGTGGGCTAGTTCATATTACCCCCAATTTtgtctcattcattcattgcgTTAACGGAGAAAGTCGCAGTAGACTGCCTGGTGACAAGTAACATCCTAATTAGTCGACAAAAGGGTGTTCAAAGTCAAAGATTAACAAGTAGACGTAGAACTGGATGATTCATCTAAGGAAGTCTGTTCAGGTTAAAAACTTGCTCAAGGAATATAATTCAGGAGCTCTTGCGGCTTTATACCtgatcaaaaaaattgtctcTAGCTTGCCTTTTCTTCGCCCCAATTGAATGCGCATATTTTAGGCTTCAAATCTTCTATTTGGTTGTGCATTTGTCTGGACCATCACACGAAAAGGCCGAAGCTGGTGTTGAGCATTAAGTGGACCTTGAGTGGACTACGTGGAGTAGAACAATGTTCATCCACTAAAATACTGTTTGACCGCAGGTGTACCTCTAAGGACTACCTccaaaaagaagcaacaatagggcatgtcaagtgaaggaaattcaaagaaaaatgtggtccggcaccctgattttgggcattttggggaaggATAAATAAGACGAACATTGCAGTCAACTTGAACTATCCGCCtattaaattttcaataatcactATCACTATCTAATTGGGTCAATACCACagtgctatttgcttagaaaagcatgtaaaatggaattaatgtcaaaattcaatctaTGCACAATGcgatttggctgggcatgctttctttgattttaccccatggaataacgtcatttgtttatgaacgcgttcacttgaccCCCCCCCCATAGTGGTAATGTTTATCGTCTCTAAGGCTGAGTTAAGAGTTTTAACAATTTTCACATATCCAAACCGACCAGCTTCTGCGATTTCTTCTAAGCATTAAAGCTACATTTTTTGATGGTCCAGAGGTTTTTCAAACCGTCCATGAAATGTGTCCTGGATTTTGCTTCtaagatatttttcaatatgaaCCTGAACTTGAACTTCTTATCTATGAAATTgcatatatttttctttttcgttaATGTAAAGGCAAActaaatgttttattttctcAACCCAATGAGTAAAATAACCTACAAAAACAGATTATAATACTAACTTTTGTTTAGTAAACCACCAAAGTGAGTGTATAACCAGTTGAATCACAACAAGTGTcaccttttttaccttttctgAATGTTTCCAGAACTTAATTTAAGCAaagtccaaaattgaaaacacactCTTTTGACCATAAGCCAAACTTTTATCCCGCCTATATTGATTATATTtgttgcggacttccttgccgctccttggaatggaattcccaaaagttcaagacgagaaacttATCccttttacttaacttttattttcatatgtt
This window harbors:
- the LOC131890382 gene encoding mitochondrial ribonuclease P catalytic subunit-like: MWLCRTPRSGWVSPLRLAGLSARPERRPAWLMPARSQGTSQRSPVPPPTASAFDYLSKALKKNSGRGQEDPDWPSILEQLLDGRRMYDRVETDEPIHPLLKVRKPVINAPKVKSVTPYNCEVFILKCCLKLEDLDAAMSYFTFLEEQGTNINSSHLLILIRIISRLDHDIPDQYHDRVMALIDPAENLLFKARIAGETDMWYYLSTLANSRAWQQAHQTALTHLKPTSFRSSSLETVNHLVRRLLEENRWDEALTLVRSPLFHQGLVSLHQKIPDSVDEVQSNVWVKLIKFCQIDHDHTKLEELFHIMREIDYFVAERVFRSFQLFYRNQTKYTISLVSVNKRGYCRQSKQQLPEFNLTPKEHEQLKSAVTNKVLKKSDAFQISDPKEMNQFQKFLSSAAEYDIVLDGLNIAFTYQRNSVFSNKNKQSNELHRVVEFCLNEGLRPLVITRPNVKQYACYNFLKENCEIQILSHVTEDDPFIIISALRRGPNVDFISNDTFRDHCLSLGESNFETKRLFTKWQISRQRFHMIYPKNGKLIHDIKKPTMYQTNACQVNGDWYLPMRPEIPPKLEGRHFLLPPQKFLLIQRS
- the LOC131890064 gene encoding zinc finger CCCH domain-containing protein 14-like encodes the protein MTEDTPASPALDHLGPGVSAKIRDAIKAKLVELAVYVDDELPDYIMVMVANRKSPEQMKQDLGLFLNEHNQVFVDWLDHVLQQLQKVAQEGRGKKKVPKKKVRKEAESPVRKTKKKKPVTRSEPDHEEYHSVTEEVQHRKRDTSGRSRSRSRSRSPRLSERDRDHRPSSTRRPESRANHTRDKDYRPVTRAASPGRHFSSRRRSGDRSRASSAPRRGPSSVVGAVISHESDGEYDPEQILKRALVASKVQVPRPPPPAVSASKNLVLKAVADADRSLKRRRMDERDRDLKAVHEKRALLSQARREGNLDDRALKAITRERSPLPVKAPRKPASSPERRSRSSKIHRESRSRKRVNSPPRIKGMRADEEEEKRQKLQKAAAVQPPSPPRPSPPPRAAPLGDLDLRYHLGQRKLGTSLNKLARQSGLTIKVRNDLHRQNVGRDQEPREQDKEDDSNLESMRQKALESMKKRALRRSPSHDDKKIIIPLNEDSSDDDTDCDASAAEKETVDGSTSSSDSRGPNLAVKKQSAPSKDPQFIVTLQGIDKKYFKKAKIEPPISPPATKPVSPTDQPHQPKLVALSAKKPEAKVAPSIRSETKPLRKRITAPEPDPVVLPVPSAPLIQPRLPIVAFAPKMAASPDRPVCKFWPRCTRGEACFFFHPKSNPASTHFSAPIHKPAMSRIPSKEKLTWTSASAKPL